DNA from Quercus lobata isolate SW786 chromosome 1, ValleyOak3.0 Primary Assembly, whole genome shotgun sequence:
tttgatgaaaatattAGTCACCATTGACTTTAGTAGAATTTGGTTAtctcctaaattttagattgTAAAATTTTGAGGAGCTGCTCTAGTACACTCCGTGTACTGGAGTAATCTTCTCATATCAATAAAttgatcttttatttattaaaaaaaaaaaagatgcacaAAGTAATATTGTAGAGTATTCTCACAGATGTTTCAGCTCAGATTACATTCCACACTAACAATTGAACCAACCTTCTTGTCAAAGAGAAGCCAAATCTTCTACATCTATACACAACAAGTCCttcattgaaaaagaaaaacttaaggAATTATTATAGTCACAAGAAAGAGAACAGTGCCTCCAGTTCCTctctatttataaattaatttttataataaattagccctttttaaatttatctaacAGCCTCTTTGTGTAGCattcacaatttatttatttaaatagttcATAAGTCTAGAGTTTATCTCACGCACTTGCTTGACATCTTTTCCTCCCACACTGACACCAGCTTCCACAATGAATGGGTGGCCTTCAAAAACTTGAGCACTGCATGTAATGGTAAAAGAGAAATGTCACATTtacaaggaacaaaaaaaatcaattagcaGAAGAAAAATCTAACTCTAAAAGCATACAATCTAGttcatatacaaaaaataatattaccaTACTACATACGAGTCTAACCCTTTAAGTCTTTtacactaattaaaaaaaaaaaaaaaaaaaaaaaaaaacccatactACGTATGAGTCAGTTTCATAGAAGAAGCAGATTTAGCATACAGAGGTTCAAATACAACCTGCCTGAATAAGTTGCAACCATATCGGGATGCAGCTCCTTTATAATTCCAAGACGAAGATTGTATTCACCTGCAGGACTAAGACACTGAAAACAGGTTCTAAGCAATGTGCCAAACTAGAAAATAATAGCAAAGACTtatgaagaaagagagaggcaaAAAGCAAATCAAGCTATTtgaaaagagattaaattcaataaggatgcaGTGTAAAAGGAAATGAGCATACAAAAAGATTATGcaaatatcaaaattcaataagcAAATCTCTCTAttcttgtatttaaaaaaatctcacatGGCATTATTTGATCGGAAGGTGTAAATATAGGTTTTTACACTGCActcttattgaatttaatctcatTTGAAAAACAATAGAATACATAGGACCACAGATCAAGAACATACATCACCACTAGGGTCATCAAACTTAGCTTGACGAAATAGCTGATTGATGCGAACTATTTGTTGAGATGTTAAAGACTTGACTGACATTTTTGGGCTAAAATCTGGGCCCATTTCTCCTACAAAAAGTCAATAGAGCATCACTACACCATGAATCAACGTCAGAATCTAAGGAGGACAAAAATAACAGAGGCCAGAAATAGTACaaatttatttagaattttatgGAATGAACTGttcagactttttttttttttgatgaggaACTGTTCAGACTTGAGCAACATTTCAAGTGTTTATACCATCAAATATAGCAGTAGCTGCAGTATTAAAAGGCCAGAATCCCCATGTACTAATCATGTGGGTctcatttttttgggggggagggggggtgaGGGAGGTTTAACTGAGAGCTGAATACTGGttcaaaataatgtaaaaaatgaACTAATGATACATATGACACAAAAGTTTAAAGTTGTGTATACATAAAACAACTACGTGCTCAACTTATCAATAAATAACGCCACTATGTACTTAAAATGATATTCACTTCCATCAACAATTTTAGGGAAATATCCCACACATTCTTCCTtcgtttgtagtttttttttttttttcaccttatTTTTGTGAAATCTAGTAGGAAAGTAATAGAGTTTGcaaaatactcttccaaaaTTAAACTAGGTGAAGTTTTGCTTGGTAATTTCCACATAACAGTTTGTGACAGCTGGCTATGTGGTTCCCTTTTATCTAGAAGCTTCCCTTCTCAAAGGTCTATAAGGTCATTTCTTTGAACTGTTTGGAACGAATAACAACTTAAACTTGGTAGGGAAACAAAGCAGCTTATCAGCTAGGTTTAGGATTTAAAGGCTAAATTATTGTTGTCTTGTACAAAAAGAAGCGCTATACTGAATTTTATCTCAGTTTAGATAACCCCCAAAACAGCAAAATGTCAGTAACTATCATAAAGTATTGAATGCAGCATGGAAGATTTAGAAAAGCGATTCACATTCTTGTCACCCTAAATGGATAGAAGGTCATCAACATATTTCCTTCCCCATAAAGAACCATAAAAACAATTCTTTGGGATAAAGATATTCCTGAGTTATATGCTTatccaattttcatgtcaatatAAGAGCTGGCATTGATGCACTCAGAGTCTAATATTGAGCCACCATAATTATTATCAATCATGTTTAGCAGAGAGGGCTGATCTTTATGCTACCCCTAAATACTAtctcttttctatttgttttcccAGCAAATCACCCCATCATTTATAATTTGTATAATCAGAGGCATCATCTGTTCATTTCACCATTCATGAAGTATaagatgagttttatttctttctccTCCCCCCAATCCAACAAGTCCTCTTCCTCCCCcgaaattggggatttttttcttcttacatGCCAGGGTAGATAAACTCTCGATTGAGGTGTTATTATTCTATAACTTCTGCAATGTGGAGGAAACAGCATAGTATACAGTACAAGTATGGGTCAACGattattttttcccttctaGCATGATATCATTGCATTAACTACAACTTCATGTTCCCCTGCCACTGAGCTAACTTTCCATTTCACTAGTTAAAAATACAGAATATGCTCCTCTCCACATTTATCATCAAAGTTGGCCATGATTAAGCtcttttataaatgctttttAGCAACATAGTTACATAAGGGAATCTTTCATAACTTGATTGTGCATTATCTAATTCAAATCACTATCATAACATAAACAGCGAAATTATATACAAACTTGTTTAATGAATTCACTGATGATATTTAGTTTCAAATTCTTACCAATTAATCGTTCAGCATAGGATTTTCCTATATTCACAAATTCATGCTGCAGAAACTGCAAAAGGTTCTGTTTTGAAGTTTCTGTAATCAGACGTTTGATTAGTAGCAAATCAACAGATGAGGGATGGTGCTTTGTCTCAAGAGGAACTGGAGGCATCACATCTGTTCTCCTAGCAAATTTTATGGTGACATTCttcctaccaaaaaaaaaaggtaaagaacTAGAACAGAGAAATGAAGATTATGTAGGTTTGTGATGgttctacacacacacacagagaaagagagacataCTCAGGTGCATCGGAGATGAATTTAAAGAGGAATTGGGCATAAGGGGTGATAACTGCCATTTGTCGCATGTAATGCAAGATCTTGGACTGCACATGCCCATAGAAAACTTTTTAGTTAGCGAAAACATTCATGGCTTTGTTCTCAATCATCTTTTTGAAACAAGATGAAAATGCATTGCAGAACTTAAGAGTGCTCAGCATTTCAGGAGCTGCAATGATATAATATGACACAGGCCAATTACATACACGGTAAGTTGTCCAATTTCCCTCAATGACTATTTGAATTTCAGCTCCACACCACTGAtctttgttttcccttttttcatGTACATGAATGTGGGGCATATTCCTGAAAATTTAAATGAAGCATCTTCATGATTATGAACAAGAGTTAAATCTGAGAgcacatttttttaatgttttaaaccTTATAATAATTTCCAgaaaccacacacacacatgcttAAATATACgtgaaattaatatatattacttGTTAAAGATTTCTGCCTTTTATGATATTCAAGTCATACCGATGAATATCTATATCCAGCCTGCAGAATGACATATAATCTTGGTCCCTCATTGATGATGATATCTCTATAGGAAGTCCTGTACTCATCTTAGACCAAATTAAAGCCTGCATAAGTGAATATGAATCAAGTTACTAAGTATTTTGTATCTTAATTATCATATAGAGAAACACAGCAGCTGAATTATACAGTTTAGCTTTTCCTTCAGCAGCATTGTAAGCTAGAAGGCTTCCTTTGCATTGCATTCTGTATGGTTGCATTTGGATGTCCCATAAATATTGAATGACCCCTAATATCATTTTACCTATCACTTTGTGTAgaaatttcatattttcatcTTTAATGGGACATTAAAGAACTGCCAGCTACCAATATAAATGATAGTAGAAATAATAAAAGGTGGAATTTTTATGTTAGACTAGAACCTGCAGCATCATTTTGGGTGTGATGAGACCTTTTTTATTCAAGGTCTCGTTCAAGTTGATTGATTCAGAACTTTAAGTTCTATGAGAAATGGAGTGCAGACATTTAATTTCCATGGTACAACTTAATGCACCCTAAGTTATTCACAAGTGCAAAAAGGAAAGTTGAGACAACTAATTAGAGAGAAAAGCAGGCAAGTAGAACATTTAAAATACTTATAGTGTGTGTATTAACAATTCCAGCTAGAAAAGATGCAAAATCATGCATTGTGGACAAGAAGATGTCAAAATATTACCATCTTTGCACCAAGACCAAACTTTCCACGTGTCTGCTTCAAACCGTATTTTGTCCCCGACAAAACTGCATGAATAAAAACAGTTGCAACTAGCTTCCATAAGAATAAAGAAGTGTCATATGCTCATCTattctaataaaatattcaaatagGCAAATCTGTATCAGATGTAAACTTGAGCTAGAATGTAGTAGTGAAACCTCGTCCAAACATATTTGGGATGTCATCATGTGGCATTCCTCTTCCATTATCCTAcatttaaaatcaataaaagacaACTTCAGAGACAAGATTGTAATTAGTACATAGATCAGACCAATATAACCAGAAAGCCAGACAACGCAATGCAAGAAGAAGTTCAAGATGGAATGTGGGACAAACCTTGCATGTCACCCTGTAAAACGAAGCCTCACCTCGACCCTTCATACCCTTTGAAGCCGTAGTCTCTTTAACTTTCTTCCCTAGGGCCGCATTCTTAGCTTGTATTTCTTGAGCTTTTGCTTCCTTCGCTAATCGTCTCTACACgccagaaaacaaaaaagacaacataacaaatttcataaaattttcaaaaatataaaaaacaaattcacaTTAGAAGCATAACACACCTCTCGAGCCTTAGCTGTCTCGTGGTCATCATATAATGCCTCATCAACACGTTCGCGATCAACAAGACCAATCATAGAATTAAACTTGCTTTTCCCTATCTCTTCGCTGCAACACAACATTACATAGATTCATCACCAACCCATTATTGAAACTAACACTTGTTATaatttattcataaataaacaaaaaaaaaaaaaaaaaaaaaaagagggtttACATTGTAACTTCTACAACTGGAAGCTCGGAAATGGACTCTGCAGAATCAAGTGAGTTCTCAACGAGTTCTCTAACTGTCGTGTAAAGGCATTTCCCAGGCTGAAATCCACAAAATTTACAACCAAAAATGATTGCTTCAGATTACATGGTTTTCAATTAGGAATTTAATTGCAAAAATTATTCACTACTCACATCCAATTTGCCCAAATTTCTGAAAACTTACATTATCAAATCCAGCAATATTCTTGTTCTCCGCAAAGAACTCAGCTGGAGATTCTGCAAACAAAAAaccatataaattattaataaaaatacatacaaaaatcgcttatatatatatatatatatatgcaagagcaagagagggagagagagagactgactCTGCTTGAGAACGCTATCCTTAGCCTTAGGTTTTCTGGGGGTTTTGGATTTGCCTTTCTTTGGCTCCGGCGAGCCTTCACTGCTACTTCCGGTTTCCATTACAACTTTTCagctgtgagagagagagagagagagagagagctagggTTTTCGAATTTCGATCTCAGAAATCAcgaaatgagtttttttttttttttagataaataattatatataacgGCGGAGATTCGACGAAAACAAAGAATCGCCGATCGAAGTCGAATCTGTGATTTCTAGATTTTGAGGCGAAAGAAAGGAGATTGTAGCAACGGGAAGTTTCACTAGGGCGCTCTCGTCCGCATAGCCGTTgatgtttgttgttgtttgattttAGCTCCTTATCTGTCTCGAACGGTAAGGATTGTTCAGATGTTGATGGGTCGATGTGATTTACGGTGTTTGATTCATGATAGATTGTTGTGATTTGTAGGTCACAGTCAAACATTCCGTTTCTAAACTAAAATCATTGGCCAATTTTCCCGCCAGTTTCTGACTTTCtgtgccacttttttttttttccttaactaATTTAAATTTGTGGAAAATAATTAGGAGGTGTATTGGGCCGgattgggttttgggtttttttcaagaacaaagtttctctccaaactagtttggagagaaactcttcaaatttcttatatatttattttttgagtgtaaaatttgaaaatctaaccattgaatttcatgttccttatgttcttaatatgcatatcaaatttcgttcaaatcggatattatttactatttaatcaattaacttattttttatatacaactttagattacaaaaatttgaaattataacatttatttgatgacataacaattgatctttgattttcttgaaattttgtaagcattaaTGATGTAataagaacatgtaatctaacggttagattttcaaaattcatatttaatataaatatatatgataagtttgtaggatttctctccaaactagttttgagagaaactttgttcttttttcaaTACAACCTAACCCACGAAGATAAGAAATCAAGGTTTTGAAAAAATGACAATCTCCTCTAAGATTTTGTGataaatataagaaatataataataatgacaactATTTTCCCCTTGAGTTACCATATTTTTATGAACTAACTTgcttttggtaaaaaaaaaaaaacttttctctcCTTAACTCATTGTAGTTTTGGAAAGTAAAAGAAACAAACTTACGTTCTTCACATAAGATTTAAACCTCTTCGATTTAGCTCCGTTGATCGTAGTAGAGGACTTCTTTCTATCTTTCTTACTCATGGATCTCTTATTTCGCCTTGTTGCGGTATTTTTTACATATACTATTTTATTAGACCTACAAAGGTTTTGTATTATGGATGCGGCTATGAAGGAGCTATGGAGGAAGTTCTATcttttgaaagaagaaaaaggggtTTTGGCGGTGAGTTCTCAAGAGGTGGCTCTTTTAAAGATCATGCTTAGTTTAGCATCTTGTTCAAACTCTAATCAACTAAGGATTTTAACAAGGAGGCCTTTAAATCTACCATCCAAAAACTTTGGCATAGTCTGTAGAGAGTTACTATTAAAGAAGTGGGAAGTAATCTTTTTCTAGCTATCTTCGTAAGAGAGGAAAATATGATTAAGGTTCTTGATAAAAGCCCGTAGTCCTTGATAGGAAGCTTATTCTTTTGAAAGGTTTCCATGAGGACCTTAGCTCGGGTAATGTGTCTTTCCAATATTCCCCTTTCtggatttgggttttcaatATCCCTATTAAAAGTATGAGTAAGGCTGTTGGCACTCATATTGCAAAGGAGATTGGTGTTCCACTTTTGGGTGATGCTCCAAAGAGTGGCCTTGCTTGGggtcattttcttcaaattcaGGTCGATATTGACATTACAAAACCTCTTATTAGGGGAAAAATGATTCATATTGAAGATATGGAAGAAGGTTGGGTCTTTTTAAGTATGAGAGGTTGCTAACCTTCTGCTATTGGTGTGGTATACTCGGTCATCAATATCGTGAATGTCAGCGGATAAATAAAAGATGCCTCCACACGGATGAGGATGAGTTTCAATATGGTCCATGGATGCATGCTATAGCTCCAAAAATCAATCAGAAAAAAGGAAGTCCCAGCCAACCAAGGTCTAATGATGATGAAAAAGAGGCCAGTCTGGCCACTAAGGGGGAAGAGAATATTGATGGACCTTTTAAACTCCATCAACAGAAACTTCATATTCTGATGGCCGGTGAATCTATTGTGAAGATATGCAGACAACAACTGGATGACTCAGGACATTCAGggcataaaatttcaaaatttttttgatcttgttgaagtttcaaattttgaatgcGATAGAGTTGCATCTGAGTCCACATCTTCAAAAAACCATATATCCACGTTAGTTCAAGTTTCAATATCTCAAGAAAATCTATCAGTTAGTAGTTTGGTGGATTGCAATGACTCTGGGTGACAACTTGATAAGCCTAATCCTATTTCTAAGAAGTGTATTTTAAACAGGACTCTTCTAGTAGTTGATAAGTCAGATAAGTACCAATTTCTAAATACTAATCAATAACTGGTATGTGGGAAGGATAAGGTAGTGGATAACATAAATTTAAATGGGGGATATTCGAAGGGGAATATGGAGATGGAGATAATTCCCAACGACAGTGAGGATTTGccaggcaaaaaaaaaaaaaaaaaaatcatctcttTGATCATGGAAATGCATCTTACAGAGCTCTAGTAATCATGCTTCGCTTGATGACTCATCTTGTCTTCAACATTTGGCTAAATGTACGTCCTCAGAGCATTTTTCTCTAGAATCTCAAGTTCATAAGAAACATATTCTTAGTACTGGTAGTCTGAGTGTATCTCAGTCTTTTGTTGGGGGTACTTTTCCACTCCCTCGTCCTCCTCCATGAAGATTTTGAGTCTTAACCGCCAAGGGCTTGGGATCCCAAAGGTGGTACAGGAATCTCATTGTTTGGCGAGTGAAAAAGGTCCCAAAGCTCTATCTTCTAAAACCCAGCTAGACATAACTGGCTTTGCTGGATTAAAGACTCTTCCCCGTATCATATTGATACTTTTGTAAATTAAGAGGTTGTGATTTGGCGCTTTACTGGTTTTTATGTGCATCATCTATCAAATTCAATACACAAGTGAAGAAGAATTTGAACCCACTTTGTACTGCAGCTTCAGTGATGAGGATAACcttgtaatttgaaattttctaagcTCAGTTGTTTTTCTAAATAATGATAGAAATTGCTCTCTTGAGGTTgcttggatatatatatatatatatatatatatatatatatatatttatatttatattattagcATTCCTTTATGATGTAATCGTGCAACTCTAGTCTTGGCTAGTGtcacaaaagagaaagaagagatcATTGTTTGATTGGAAGAATGTCGCTCTTTTCTCTTCCCCATTGTACAACATAATTtatgtataaataataaagtcTACTATCGTttctgctaaaaaaaaaattaaaaaaaaaaacaaaaaacaaaaaagaagaagacaaactTACTTTTGGTTAAACAATAACATTACTAATTTTCCTAGATTTATCGTTGAAAATCCTTACTTTGACcattgagttttattttattttaaagaagaGTGTTGTAGCTTTTATTAAGATAATTTAGCCAAATCGGCTAAAAGTACAGTACTAAGGTATGAAAGAACATTCTCCATCCATACCAATAAATCACTAACATGTCTAATAATATTATGAGCAATATAATTACCTTGTCTCCTAACATAGGAAAATTTACCCGAACAAAGGTATTTGCTAGAAGTTTGTCTTCATCTACAAGATGACCATATGAAGCAAACGAGATCTCCTCACTTAACGTTAATTTGATGACTACTTCAAAATTAGCCTCAAGAAAGATAGAAGAAAGGCCGAGTTCTTGGGCAAAGAGTAAGCTCTCGTTGCTGCcaatttaccaaaaattatgaatgcttaatTGGGTAACTCAAtggaaaaaaatatgtatttcagtgtatttattatgtttattaTGAACCTAATGGTAGGGATTATCATTTTTGTAAAACTTTTGGTCACTATCATTTCCTCATATCTCAAGGTAGCTTGGTgtaatttttccttaaatttttaattgtacaTTACAATTTACCGCCTTGTAATTTTGTCATATTACAAATTAATTCACAAGCTTTAAATTGCTACATTTGACCCTCAAGGtttggactaaaatgaaatcATTAGACTTTTGACAATAGTAGTTACAACATTGGTAGATAATACAGTTTTGAAGATAACATTGCAATGCTGAAGACGATAATGATTGTTATATTTATAGGTGATGACAGTGGTGATTGTGAGTTGTGAATTTTGTAGGCTTACAACATAAATAAAGGGAGAGTCAAAGtgaaaacaaataacaatagCTTGTATTGCGATGCCTCTATATTCTTgtcataagaaaattttataaaacccCCTT
Protein-coding regions in this window:
- the LOC115976212 gene encoding DNA topoisomerase 6 subunit B; translation: METGSSSEGSPEPKKGKSKTPRKPKAKDSVLKQKSPAEFFAENKNIAGFDNPGKCLYTTVRELVENSLDSAESISELPVVEVTIEEIGKSKFNSMIGLVDRERVDEALYDDHETAKARERRLAKEAKAQEIQAKNAALGKKVKETTASKGMKGRGEASFYRVTCKDNGRGMPHDDIPNMFGRVLSGTKYGLKQTRGKFGLGAKMALIWSKMSTGLPIEISSSMRDQDYMSFCRLDIDIHRNMPHIHVHEKRENKDQWCGAEIQIVIEGNWTTYRSKILHYMRQMAVITPYAQFLFKFISDAPEKNVTIKFARRTDVMPPVPLETKHHPSSVDLLLIKRLITETSKQNLLQFLQHEFVNIGKSYAERLIGEMGPDFSPKMSVKSLTSQQIVRINQLFRQAKFDDPSGDCLSPAGEYNLRLGIIKELHPDMVATYSGSAQVFEGHPFIVEAGVSVGGKDVKQGLNIFRFANRIPLLFEQGADVVTRTALKRINWNNYKINQTQDKIGVFVSIVSTKIPFKGTGKEYIGDDISEIATAVKSAVQQCCIQLKSKIVKKIQAREQQERKRNLSKYIPDATNAVYDVLKEMAQLHASKKKRYENEDAEILKKVSAKLITKETLRQKLAEHVEKVDYEMALEYATHGGVSEEPKEAIYIQSLETEPKFIDLRSPIFVFRLFQ